A portion of the Candidatus Fusobacterium pullicola genome contains these proteins:
- a CDS encoding PD-(D/E)XK nuclease domain-containing protein, translated as PNMESGYGRADIILIPRNKSWAGYILELKRANTNDIEKEAERAFNQIEDKKYETLLKKNGVKDIVKIGIVFDGKKAVAYY; from the coding sequence ATCCAAATATGGAGAGTGGTTATGGAAGGGCCGATATAATACTTATTCCAAGAAATAAATCTTGGGCAGGGTATATTTTGGAGTTAAAAAGAGCAAATACCAATGATATAGAAAAAGAGGCAGAAAGAGCCTTTAATCAAATAGAAGATAAAAAGTATGAAACACTACTAAAGAAAAATGGAGTAAAGGATATAGTGAAAATTGGTATAGTTTTTGATGGAAAGAAAGCTGTAGCTTATTATTAA